A single Deinococcus betulae DNA region contains:
- a CDS encoding TetR/AcrR family transcriptional regulator produces MTEDLVLPGVSRRERHKQDKRERLRAAAFHLFTQQGYEATTIRQIADEADLATGTVFRYATDKADLLLMVFHDVIARTAERALMSSQLDGPLPQVLPQLFEPFFEFYQQHQVLSKDFLRLTLFHQSPWRDREMQQARDFVNRVGTLLRDRQATGEVAPEMDLQTAALAIFALYQVCLVGWLTGGTSLEAARAQLAALLHLHCRALHPSASEDGA; encoded by the coding sequence ATGACGGAAGATTTAGTGTTGCCAGGGGTCAGCCGCCGCGAGCGGCACAAACAGGACAAGCGAGAACGCCTCCGTGCGGCGGCCTTCCATCTGTTCACCCAACAGGGCTACGAAGCCACCACCATTCGCCAGATCGCTGATGAGGCCGACCTCGCCACAGGGACCGTCTTCCGCTACGCCACAGACAAGGCCGACCTGCTGCTGATGGTTTTCCATGACGTGATTGCCCGCACCGCCGAACGCGCGCTGATGTCAAGCCAGCTGGACGGCCCACTTCCCCAGGTCCTGCCTCAATTGTTCGAGCCGTTTTTTGAGTTTTACCAGCAGCATCAGGTGCTCTCAAAGGATTTCCTGCGATTGACCCTGTTTCACCAGAGCCCCTGGCGGGACCGGGAGATGCAGCAAGCACGCGACTTTGTGAATCGGGTGGGTACTCTCCTCCGAGACCGGCAGGCCACTGGAGAGGTGGCGCCAGAAATGGATCTTCAGACTGCCGCCCTGGCCATCTTTGCGCTGTATCAGGTCTGTCTGGTGGGCTGGCTGACGGGTGGAACCTCGCTGGAAGCCGCGCGCGCTCAGCTCGCCGCGCTACTTCACCTGCACTGCCGGGCCCTTCACCCCAGCGCCTCAGAGGACGGCGCATGA
- a CDS encoding LON peptidase substrate-binding domain-containing protein — protein MTPMRVPLFPLPNLVLFPGVLLPLYVFEPRYRALLADVQASGGPFGIVRILESAQESSKPFHERVSLVGTLAHLQQAQGHEDGTSTILVGGGERFEVQSFYFGTPYLSAEVKPWPLPADGAEDGLARELLSALLRLNPDRADALGQNAPDDPLLLSSYAAANLPLSATQREAALRAPTLRARLDLLLAQMPQQTKLLN, from the coding sequence ATGACGCCTATGCGCGTGCCGCTGTTTCCCCTTCCCAATCTGGTGCTGTTTCCAGGGGTACTGCTGCCGCTGTATGTCTTCGAACCACGTTACCGCGCCCTGCTGGCAGACGTGCAGGCCAGTGGAGGCCCGTTTGGCATCGTGCGGATTCTGGAGTCGGCGCAGGAATCCTCCAAACCGTTCCACGAACGGGTCTCTCTGGTGGGCACGCTGGCTCACCTTCAGCAGGCCCAGGGCCACGAGGACGGCACCAGCACCATTCTGGTTGGCGGCGGCGAGCGTTTTGAGGTGCAGAGCTTTTACTTCGGTACCCCTTACCTGTCGGCCGAAGTCAAACCCTGGCCGCTGCCCGCCGACGGTGCGGAGGACGGGCTGGCGCGTGAGCTGCTGTCGGCCCTACTGCGGCTCAATCCAGACCGGGCCGACGCTCTGGGTCAGAATGCCCCGGACGACCCGCTGCTGCTGAGCAGCTACGCCGCAGCCAACTTGCCCCTTAGCGCCACCCAGCGCGAGGCGGCCCTGCGTGCCCCGACTCTGCGCGCCCGCCTGGACCTCCTGCTGGCCCAGATGCCTCAGCAAACCAAACTGCTGAATTAG
- a CDS encoding DUF705 domain-containing protein yields MYIANFTNIGIGEEIIKEILRLYVDLADSHGGFGHGCDRSAFDPFHFVNAAAAADLSEHHLLDFDLLRQGAAVSILCGVYDHWCEVEDFSKESAWMTNLRMALSDGTFTYVPETKAALEELLHHNPSFSDAWVAPLFQELYDLYVASYFRRLAERSAEAHRMGAQALIRKAPPLVVYVDIDETLIRNVGRSRIPIPAAVQHVRDLATQGAELYCWSSGGAAYARESAREVGLEALFTAFLPKPQVMLDDQPVSTWRRLVQVHPLSCESETVASYRARLSRPLPPREPTEER; encoded by the coding sequence ATGTACATTGCAAACTTCACCAACATTGGCATTGGAGAGGAAATCATCAAGGAGATTCTGCGCCTGTATGTTGACCTGGCCGACTCACATGGCGGCTTCGGTCATGGCTGCGATAGGTCTGCATTTGACCCTTTCCACTTTGTCAATGCTGCTGCAGCCGCAGACCTTTCGGAACACCATCTCCTCGACTTTGACCTTTTGCGCCAGGGAGCGGCGGTTTCTATCCTCTGTGGGGTCTACGACCATTGGTGTGAGGTCGAAGACTTCTCTAAGGAATCGGCATGGATGACCAATCTTCGAATGGCTTTATCGGACGGGACTTTTACCTACGTTCCCGAAACCAAAGCAGCTCTAGAAGAGCTACTCCACCACAATCCTTCTTTCTCAGATGCTTGGGTGGCTCCTCTCTTCCAAGAACTCTATGACCTCTATGTCGCGAGTTACTTTCGCAGATTGGCTGAGCGCAGCGCTGAGGCACATCGGATGGGAGCACAGGCCTTAATACGCAAAGCTCCTCCGCTCGTTGTCTACGTGGACATAGACGAGACCCTAATTCGCAACGTGGGGCGCTCGCGTATTCCCATTCCGGCGGCCGTGCAGCATGTGCGCGATCTGGCCACGCAAGGCGCCGAGCTGTACTGCTGGAGTTCGGGCGGCGCGGCCTACGCCCGCGAGAGTGCGCGCGAAGTTGGCCTGGAAGCTCTTTTCACGGCCTTTTTGCCCAAACCCCAGGTCATGCTGGATGACCAACCCGTGAGTACCTGGCGGCGCTTGGTGCAGGTACATCCGCTGAGTTGTGAGAGCGAGACTGTGGCCTCTTACCGGGCGCGGCTGTCCAGGCCTCTCCCCCCGCGCGAGCCTACTGAAGAACGCTAA
- a CDS encoding murein hydrolase activator EnvC family protein, with protein MSARAWLLCAALLGGGLTASSLAQTTSERLQTLERDLREQRQLSAEKAAQLAQIRSRIAGLSAQQQATLTRLESLARTTGQLENELATVTARVALAERALADTGTQLGVTQTRVTRLQGDVRQILRAQYRDRSGRYLQLLSQARSLSDLLIRLQYANRAGEYNTLVIETLAAEVKILERQRTVQAQQAQELRTLQGQRQAKLTALRAQRTQQNTLLASLRASEAGQRTLAAQRQAEQALAARTIDTLVAQVQAEQTRLEQERQRRLEEERRRREEEARRIREAQERARLEAERLARIRAEQERLARQQAASRLAAQQRQAQIRQAQLRAQQAQARETQVRQEQAALAQRQQQVQAAQAQVQVQLAPLPAQTGALGFPLPGGRVSAPYGAGGTPWTVLSGAEQVVAALDGNVLSATYYASIGGIVLMDHGPLVTVYMGLRDLSVGVGDRVARGAPLGTVGGSSVIGPGSMAFQVRRGGVTVAPTF; from the coding sequence ATGAGCGCCCGCGCCTGGCTGCTGTGTGCAGCGCTGCTGGGCGGCGGCCTGACTGCGTCTAGCCTGGCCCAGACCACCAGTGAGCGGCTCCAAACCCTGGAGCGCGACCTGCGTGAGCAGCGCCAGCTGAGCGCCGAGAAGGCCGCGCAACTGGCGCAGATTCGCAGCCGGATTGCCGGGCTCAGTGCCCAGCAACAGGCCACCCTGACCCGGCTGGAAAGCCTGGCGCGGACCACCGGGCAACTGGAAAACGAACTGGCGACGGTGACGGCCCGCGTGGCCCTGGCCGAGCGCGCCCTGGCCGATACCGGCACCCAGCTGGGGGTCACCCAGACCCGCGTGACCCGGCTTCAGGGAGACGTGCGCCAGATTCTGCGCGCCCAGTACCGGGACCGCAGCGGGCGCTACCTGCAACTGCTGTCGCAGGCCCGCAGCCTGTCTGACCTGCTCATCCGCCTGCAATATGCCAACCGCGCCGGGGAATACAACACCCTCGTTATCGAGACGCTGGCCGCCGAGGTCAAGATTCTGGAACGCCAGCGCACCGTGCAGGCGCAGCAGGCCCAGGAACTCAGGACCTTGCAGGGCCAGCGGCAGGCCAAACTGACCGCGCTGCGGGCCCAGCGCACCCAGCAGAACACCCTGCTGGCCAGCCTGCGCGCCAGCGAAGCCGGGCAGCGGACCCTGGCGGCGCAGCGGCAGGCCGAGCAGGCGCTGGCGGCGCGCACCATCGACACGCTGGTGGCGCAGGTGCAGGCCGAGCAGACCCGCCTGGAGCAGGAGAGGCAGCGCCGCCTGGAAGAAGAGCGCCGCCGCCGAGAGGAAGAGGCCCGCCGCATCCGTGAGGCGCAGGAGCGCGCCCGCCTGGAAGCCGAGCGCCTGGCCCGCATACGCGCTGAGCAGGAGCGGCTGGCCCGGCAGCAGGCCGCCAGCCGCCTGGCCGCGCAGCAGCGTCAGGCGCAGATTCGCCAGGCCCAGCTGCGCGCCCAGCAGGCCCAGGCCCGCGAAACCCAGGTGCGCCAGGAGCAGGCCGCCCTAGCGCAGCGCCAGCAGCAGGTGCAGGCCGCGCAGGCCCAGGTGCAGGTGCAGCTGGCGCCGCTGCCCGCGCAGACGGGCGCCCTGGGCTTTCCGCTGCCGGGGGGCCGGGTGTCGGCGCCTTACGGGGCTGGCGGCACGCCCTGGACCGTGCTGTCTGGGGCCGAGCAGGTGGTCGCGGCCCTGGACGGCAACGTCCTGAGCGCCACCTACTACGCTTCCATTGGCGGCATCGTGCTGATGGACCACGGCCCACTGGTCACGGTGTACATGGGCCTGCGCGACCTCTCGGTGGGCGTGGGGGACCGCGTGGCCAGAGGCGCGCCGCTGGGCACGGTGGGCGGCAGTTCGGTGATTGGGCCGGGCAGCATGGCCTTTCAGGTGCGCCGGGGTGGCGTCACCGTCGCGCCCACGTTCTAA
- a CDS encoding KH domain-containing protein, translating into MKTDPVDLTLYLAQSVVDQPALVRVARRGPTVVVRVGPGEEGRLIGRQGRVIQAIRTLVRAASDPRERLNVDLDAPRKA; encoded by the coding sequence ATGAAAACTGACCCTGTTGACCTGACCCTGTACCTCGCGCAGAGCGTGGTGGACCAGCCGGCGCTGGTGCGCGTGGCGCGGCGCGGCCCCACGGTCGTGGTGCGCGTGGGTCCCGGCGAGGAAGGCCGCCTGATTGGCCGCCAGGGCCGTGTGATTCAGGCTATCCGGACGCTGGTGCGCGCCGCCTCTGACCCGCGCGAGCGCCTGAACGTCGATCTGGACGCACCCCGCAAAGCGTGA
- a CDS encoding cell division protein FtsX: protein MTYHLRQALLAMRGNVTATLATLVTMTLTLLMLGFVLLLTLNVNRTLFQLESQVEVAAFLTANAQDQTILTQARALPQVREATLVTSEQVLSEMTQDSPYTRDAVALVGNPFPDTLRLRVGRVEDARVVAQAVAGLPGVEDVEYGADYVDPTVRTLTAIRGAGYALVGLLFLGTLFNILNAVRVAMYARRDEISVMRLLGATRGFIRMPHVIEGLLVGTLAAALAVGILTPTYLNLAERVQRLAPVFPVTRDADTLLPLLGGVALLGILTGLLGSVFATRRYLKELE, encoded by the coding sequence ATGACCTACCACCTCCGCCAGGCCCTGCTCGCCATGCGCGGCAACGTCACCGCCACACTGGCCACGCTGGTCACCATGACGCTGACCCTGCTGATGCTGGGCTTCGTGCTGCTGCTCACCCTGAATGTCAACCGCACCCTGTTCCAGCTGGAATCGCAGGTCGAGGTCGCAGCGTTCCTGACGGCCAACGCACAGGACCAGACCATACTGACCCAGGCCCGCGCGCTGCCCCAGGTGCGGGAGGCCACGCTGGTGACCAGCGAGCAGGTGCTGAGTGAAATGACCCAGGACTCGCCTTATACCCGCGACGCTGTGGCGCTGGTGGGGAACCCCTTTCCCGACACGCTGCGCCTGCGCGTGGGCCGGGTCGAGGACGCGCGGGTGGTGGCGCAGGCGGTGGCCGGCCTGCCCGGCGTGGAAGACGTGGAATACGGCGCCGACTATGTGGACCCCACGGTGCGCACCCTGACCGCCATTCGCGGAGCGGGCTACGCGCTGGTGGGCCTGCTGTTTCTGGGCACGCTGTTTAACATCCTGAACGCTGTGCGGGTGGCCATGTACGCCCGGCGCGACGAAATCAGTGTGATGCGGCTGCTGGGCGCCACACGCGGCTTTATCCGCATGCCGCACGTCATTGAGGGGCTGCTGGTGGGCACGCTGGCCGCCGCGCTGGCCGTGGGTATCCTGACCCCGACCTACCTCAACCTCGCCGAGCGGGTGCAGCGGCTGGCCCCGGTGTTTCCGGTCACGCGAGACGCTGACACCCTGCTCCCGCTGCTGGGCGGCGTGGCCCTGCTGGGCATTCTGACCGGGCTGCTGGGCAGCGTCTTTGCCACCCGGCGCTACCTCAAGGAACTGGAATGA
- the trmD gene encoding tRNA (guanosine(37)-N1)-methyltransferase TrmD, with product MSEPLAASPLTFSFLTLFPELLAPFAAEAIVGKAQARGLVQVQLINLRDFAANKHLKVDDTPYGGGAGMVIRADVAGRALERLPPADEVILFSPAGQPFTQAVAEELAQKTHLAFLCGRYEGFDARVETLVTRELSIGDFVMMGGEAAAACVLEAVARLRPGVLGDPESHQMDSFSSGLLDYPEYTRPPEWRGQPVPEVLRGGHHAAVAAWRREQALTRTLARRPDLLMSAPLTPQDSAVLLGLGVMPEQLTAWNAPPPPAPKRKRKPKRPVQPD from the coding sequence ATGAGTGAGCCCCTGGCGGCCTCGCCCCTCACCTTTTCCTTCCTGACGCTGTTTCCCGAGTTGCTGGCCCCCTTTGCCGCCGAGGCGATTGTGGGCAAGGCCCAGGCCCGAGGGCTGGTGCAGGTGCAGCTGATCAACTTGCGCGACTTTGCCGCCAACAAGCACCTGAAGGTGGACGACACGCCCTACGGCGGCGGCGCCGGTATGGTCATTCGCGCCGATGTCGCTGGGCGCGCGCTGGAGAGACTGCCCCCCGCCGACGAGGTGATTCTGTTCAGCCCGGCAGGGCAGCCGTTTACGCAGGCGGTGGCCGAAGAACTGGCCCAGAAAACCCACCTGGCCTTCCTGTGTGGCCGCTACGAGGGCTTTGACGCGCGGGTCGAGACGCTGGTCACGCGAGAATTGAGCATCGGTGACTTCGTGATGATGGGCGGAGAGGCCGCCGCCGCCTGCGTGCTCGAAGCGGTTGCGCGTCTGCGCCCAGGCGTGCTGGGCGACCCCGAATCTCACCAGATGGATTCGTTCAGTTCGGGACTGCTGGATTACCCGGAGTACACCCGTCCCCCCGAATGGCGCGGCCAGCCTGTTCCTGAGGTTCTGCGCGGCGGGCATCACGCGGCAGTGGCGGCCTGGCGGCGCGAGCAGGCGCTGACCCGCACCCTGGCCCGGCGCCCTGACCTCCTGATGAGCGCCCCACTGACGCCACAGGACAGCGCGGTGCTGCTGGGCCTGGGGGTCATGCCAGAGCAACTGACTGCCTGGAACGCGCCGCCACCGCCAGCGCCCAAACGCAAGCGTAAGCCAAAGCGTCCTGTCCAGCCGGACTAG
- the ftsE gene encoding cell division ATP-binding protein FtsE — MIDFKNVSLEYPVTRTLALDDVSLHVGKGEFVYLVGHSGAGKSSFMSLVLKRALPSRGEVQVAGEALARYRGRRTALLRRRMGTVFQDNLLLPHLNAYDNVAFALRVTGVPGREWPQRVGGALRTVGLEHKKYALPLQLSQGEQQRVAIARAIVGNPPLLLADEPTGNLDPDNSREVLKVLQNVNLRGTTVIVATHARDLVETFRHRTLTLRKGKLVRDDPYGGYAL; from the coding sequence TGACTTCAAAAACGTGTCGCTGGAGTACCCCGTGACCCGCACCCTGGCCCTGGACGACGTGTCGCTACATGTCGGCAAGGGCGAATTCGTGTATCTGGTCGGCCATTCAGGCGCCGGCAAAAGCAGTTTCATGAGCCTGGTCCTCAAGCGCGCGCTGCCCAGCCGGGGCGAGGTGCAGGTGGCGGGCGAGGCCCTAGCGCGCTACCGGGGCCGCCGCACCGCCCTGCTGCGCCGCCGCATGGGCACCGTGTTTCAGGACAACCTGCTGCTGCCGCACCTGAATGCCTATGACAACGTGGCCTTTGCCCTGCGGGTGACCGGTGTGCCGGGGCGCGAGTGGCCGCAGCGGGTGGGAGGGGCCCTGCGCACCGTGGGCCTGGAACACAAGAAATACGCCCTGCCGCTGCAACTGTCGCAGGGCGAGCAGCAGCGGGTGGCCATTGCCCGCGCCATCGTGGGCAACCCGCCCCTGCTGCTGGCCGACGAACCCACCGGCAACCTCGACCCCGACAACAGCCGCGAGGTGCTGAAAGTCTTGCAAAACGTGAACCTGCGCGGCACCACGGTTATCGTGGCGACCCACGCCCGCGATCTCGTCGAGACCTTCCGCCACCGCACCCTGACCCTGCGCAAGGGCAAACTGGTGCGCGACGACCCGTATGGGGGGTATGCGCTGTGA
- the rpsP gene encoding 30S ribosomal protein S16, whose product MVKIRLSRFGSTHNPHYRIVVTDARRPRDGGYIENLGHYDPRKTTENYLKVDAERAAYWIAQGAQPTNTARRLLKSQGVKVA is encoded by the coding sequence ATGGTTAAGATTCGCCTATCCCGCTTTGGTTCCACCCATAACCCCCACTACCGCATCGTCGTGACCGATGCCCGCCGTCCCCGCGACGGCGGCTACATCGAGAACCTGGGGCACTACGACCCCCGCAAGACGACTGAGAACTACCTGAAGGTGGACGCCGAGCGCGCCGCGTACTGGATTGCCCAGGGCGCCCAGCCCACCAACACCGCCCGCCGCCTGCTGAAAAGCCAGGGCGTCAAGGTCGCCTAA
- the rimM gene encoding ribosome maturation factor RimM (Essential for efficient processing of 16S rRNA), translating into MTGSTDRTRLGYFLGPHGVRGDVKVYVLGDPAQLLALGRVYVENRGWLRVLKAEPLSPGVALHLAGLTTREGAEDLRGLNVYAADAELPVPEVGVYYYHELRGLRVLDASGTELGEVTDAQDAGHQDLLVVRHAGGDSFVPLQAPYVVVNLNAAQRPESVTLTEDAPAGLLGDEDEDEDDTGHE; encoded by the coding sequence GTGACGGGCAGCACTGACCGCACCCGACTGGGGTATTTTCTGGGGCCACACGGCGTGCGCGGCGACGTCAAGGTGTATGTGCTGGGCGACCCGGCGCAGCTGCTTGCCCTGGGCCGGGTATACGTGGAGAACCGGGGCTGGCTGCGGGTGCTGAAGGCCGAGCCTCTGTCCCCTGGCGTGGCGCTGCATCTGGCGGGCCTGACCACCCGGGAGGGCGCCGAGGACCTGCGTGGCCTGAACGTCTACGCCGCCGACGCCGAACTTCCTGTGCCTGAAGTGGGGGTGTACTACTACCACGAACTGCGCGGCCTGCGGGTGCTGGACGCCAGTGGCACCGAACTGGGTGAGGTGACGGACGCACAGGACGCTGGGCACCAGGACCTGCTGGTGGTGCGTCACGCCGGCGGCGACTCGTTCGTGCCGCTTCAAGCGCCCTATGTGGTGGTGAACCTGAATGCGGCGCAGCGCCCCGAGTCGGTCACACTGACCGAAGACGCCCCGGCCGGGCTACTGGGCGATGAGGATGAGGACGAGGACGACACCGGGCATGAGTGA
- the recG gene encoding ATP-dependent DNA helicase RecG, whose product MATVAELREKLRRPLLAELNAGCQNRVVAGGVDKLLASPLGNPFPKVREELTGYAELGQPDREAALKRALALLTETPKAAARAPKAARQAVPTAQPGERLAPDTPVARLDTGPGGARKLQSLGLHLLRDVLHAYPHRHEDRRALPDLSQVEEGQKVTVAGRVVAKSRRSPKPGMMILDVTLETPAGGRVKATWFNQPWVEKQLREGAQLVLTGRVKKFGRSVQLGVEHLETLDGAQDSLSTGRIVGVYDSKEGISQEFLRRAAHRALQAAPPDDYLPAHWRRQYSLTDLADALWGIHFPHDEDHLRRGNTRLRFDEYLFLELRMLLQGEDAVLQGKRFQASGDDIHTFETALPFRFTNAQRRVLLEITDDMRSERQMARLVQGDVGSGKTAVAACALYLAVRDGYQGALMAPTEILARQHYANLRGYLGQLDVRVGLLIGAMTARAKLEMQTRIAEGEVDVVVGTQALIQDNVRFDHLGLAVVDEEHRFGVQQRRKLLAGRPDVLVMSATPIPRSLALTAYGDLELSVIDELPPGRTPIETKLIQDNFRQQAYGFVMRQIREGRQAFVVTALIEENDTLELLAATQLADDLKTILPEARIDLLHGKMPAAEKDHVMERFRAHEFDILVSTTVIEVGVDVPNATVMVIENAERFGLAQLHQLRGRVGRGSAQSYCVLIAGEHSKKTRQRLKIIEGSTDGFVIAEADLKLRGPGELRGTRQSGIPDLRLADLANDADIIEQARALAKHILAHDPKLEHPRLQYLRSELQNRSQSVAYREVI is encoded by the coding sequence ATGGCGACCGTGGCGGAACTTCGGGAGAAACTGCGGCGGCCCCTCCTGGCGGAGTTGAATGCGGGCTGCCAGAACCGCGTGGTGGCGGGCGGCGTGGACAAGCTGCTGGCCTCGCCGCTGGGCAACCCGTTCCCAAAGGTGCGCGAAGAGCTGACTGGCTACGCCGAGTTGGGCCAGCCCGACCGGGAAGCAGCCCTGAAACGTGCTCTGGCCCTCCTGACTGAAACACCAAAAGCGGCCGCCCGCGCGCCCAAAGCCGCCCGTCAGGCCGTGCCCACCGCCCAGCCGGGCGAGCGCCTGGCCCCCGACACGCCGGTGGCGCGGCTGGACACCGGCCCCGGCGGCGCGCGCAAATTGCAGTCGCTGGGCCTGCACCTGCTGCGCGATGTCCTGCACGCCTACCCCCACCGCCATGAAGATCGCCGCGCCCTGCCGGACCTGTCGCAGGTCGAAGAAGGCCAGAAGGTCACGGTGGCGGGCCGCGTGGTGGCCAAATCACGCCGCAGCCCCAAGCCCGGCATGATGATCCTGGATGTCACGCTGGAAACCCCGGCAGGCGGCCGCGTCAAGGCCACTTGGTTTAATCAACCGTGGGTCGAAAAGCAGCTTCGGGAGGGCGCGCAGCTGGTGCTGACGGGGCGCGTTAAAAAGTTTGGCCGCTCGGTGCAGTTGGGTGTGGAACACCTGGAAACGCTGGACGGTGCCCAGGACAGCCTCAGCACCGGGCGCATCGTGGGCGTGTACGACAGCAAGGAAGGCATTTCGCAGGAGTTCCTGCGCCGCGCGGCGCACCGCGCCCTGCAGGCGGCCCCGCCCGACGATTACCTGCCGGCCCACTGGCGGCGACAGTACAGCCTGACCGACCTGGCCGATGCCCTCTGGGGCATTCATTTTCCGCACGATGAAGACCATCTGCGGCGCGGCAACACCCGGCTGCGCTTTGACGAATATCTGTTTCTGGAATTGCGAATGCTGTTGCAGGGCGAAGACGCCGTACTCCAAGGCAAACGCTTTCAGGCCAGCGGCGACGACATTCATACTTTTGAGACGGCGCTCCCCTTCCGCTTCACGAACGCGCAGCGGCGGGTGCTGCTGGAAATCACCGACGACATGCGCAGCGAGCGCCAGATGGCCCGTTTGGTCCAGGGCGACGTCGGCAGCGGCAAAACGGCCGTGGCCGCCTGCGCGCTGTACCTCGCCGTACGCGACGGTTACCAGGGCGCCCTGATGGCCCCCACCGAGATTCTGGCGCGGCAGCACTACGCGAACCTACGCGGCTACCTGGGGCAGCTGGATGTGCGCGTGGGCCTCCTGATTGGCGCCATGACGGCCAGGGCCAAACTGGAGATGCAAACCCGCATCGCCGAGGGCGAGGTGGACGTGGTGGTGGGCACCCAGGCCCTGATTCAGGACAACGTGCGCTTTGACCACCTGGGCCTGGCCGTGGTGGACGAGGAGCACCGCTTTGGGGTACAGCAGCGGCGCAAATTGCTGGCCGGACGCCCCGACGTGCTGGTCATGTCGGCCACACCTATTCCGCGCAGCCTCGCCCTGACGGCTTACGGCGACCTGGAACTGAGCGTCATTGACGAGTTGCCGCCGGGCCGCACGCCGATTGAAACCAAGCTGATTCAGGACAACTTCCGGCAGCAGGCGTACGGCTTTGTCATGCGCCAGATTCGGGAAGGGCGGCAGGCCTTTGTGGTCACAGCGCTGATTGAAGAAAACGACACCCTGGAACTCCTGGCCGCCACCCAGCTGGCCGACGACCTGAAAACCATCCTGCCCGAAGCCCGCATAGACCTGTTGCACGGCAAGATGCCGGCCGCCGAAAAAGACCACGTGATGGAGCGCTTCCGAGCGCATGAGTTCGACATTCTGGTGTCCACGACCGTCATTGAAGTGGGGGTGGACGTCCCCAACGCCACAGTCATGGTCATTGAAAACGCCGAACGCTTTGGCCTAGCCCAGTTGCACCAGCTGCGGGGGCGGGTGGGCCGTGGCAGCGCGCAGAGTTACTGTGTCCTGATTGCCGGCGAACACAGCAAGAAAACCCGCCAGCGCCTGAAAATTATTGAGGGCAGCACCGACGGCTTTGTGATTGCCGAGGCGGACCTGAAGCTGCGCGGCCCCGGCGAGCTACGCGGTACCCGCCAGAGCGGGATTCCCGACCTCAGGCTGGCCGACCTGGCCAACGACGCCGACATTATCGAGCAGGCCCGGGCTCTGGCCAAACACATCCTGGCCCACGACCCGAAACTGGAACATCCCCGGCTCCAGTACTTGCGCAGCGAACTGCAGAACCGCAGCCAGAGCGTGGCGTACAGGGAAGTGATTTAG